A region from the Pelobates fuscus isolate aPelFus1 chromosome 1, aPelFus1.pri, whole genome shotgun sequence genome encodes:
- the LOC134593675 gene encoding cell surface glycoprotein CD200 receptor 1-like produces the protein MQQVTKYPLLLENIIKNTEAGSEEMKDLPRTMPHYTKRPGSEEMKDLPRTMPHYTKRHVVVSVVAGSVGILHCAHYPGDAFIMITWRVHSLYTAPCLMSMQDNKTFTNCTERAIQDNVTLKIMNTEITDTGIYTCEVVNAEGTFINTVLLQVLVPPSVSLMINRDGSPECRAVGGNPAADISWIPESDSVNTTSRMEPDKTWTVISTYSAHGISGREVKCKVSHPAFTHPQIMAVLITGNIHFVRWIVGPVILLVLITGLLFTWKRPTCRCSK, from the exons ATGCAGCAGGTTACCAAGTATCCTCTGCTTCTGGAGAACATCATTAAAAATACAGAAG CTGGATCAGAGGAAATGAAAGACCTGCCTAGAACGATGCCGCACTATACTAAGAGAC CTGGATCAGAGGAAATGAAAGACCTGCCTAGAACGATGCCGCACTATACTAAGAGAC ATGTCGTTGTGTCTGTTGTCGCTGGTTCTGTTGGCATTCTACATTGTGCACATTATCCAGGAGATGCATTTATAATGATCACATGGCGAGTCCATTCTCTGTATACAGCTCCCTGCTTGATGTCAATGCAAGATAACAAGACCTTCACCAACTGCACAGAGAGAGCAATACAGGACAATGTGACCCTGAAAATAATGAATACGGAAATAACCGATACTGGGATATACACCTGTGAAGTGGTAAATGCTGAGGGAACATTTATAAATACCGTTCTGTTACAAGTATTAG TTCCTCCTTCCGTGTCTCTGATGATAAACCGAGATGGATCTCCTGAGTGCCGTGCTGTTGGTGGGAATCCAGCAGCTGATATTTCCTGGATTCCGGAATCAGATAGTGTCAACACTACAAGTAGAATGGAGCCGGACAAGACTTGGACAGTTATTAGTACATACAGCGCACACGGAATCAGTGGGAGAGAAGTGAAATGTAAAGTTTCTCATCCTGCATTTACTCATCCTCAGATAATGGCCGTTCTAATAACTG GAAACATACATTTCGTCAGGTGGATTGTGGGACCAGTTATCCTTCTCGTCCTCATCACAGGATTATTGTTCACATGGAAACGACCAACTTGCAG ATGTTCAAAGTAA